A window of Paremcibacter congregatus contains these coding sequences:
- a CDS encoding helix-turn-helix domain-containing protein: MDIAQVAKQSGLPASTLRYYEEKGLIQSIGRRGLRRLFDRDILDRLSLVALGRNAGFSLEEIAQMFGPRGALHIDRDQLSRKAEEIDHSIHRLMAMRDGLRHAAKCPATHHLECPTFRRIVAVTRKRGARGKR; this comes from the coding sequence ATGGATATTGCCCAAGTGGCCAAACAGTCCGGGCTTCCGGCCTCAACCTTGCGCTATTATGAAGAAAAAGGCTTGATCCAGTCCATTGGGCGGCGGGGGTTACGGCGGCTTTTTGATCGCGATATCCTGGACCGTCTGTCACTGGTTGCCCTCGGGCGCAATGCCGGTTTCTCTTTGGAAGAAATCGCCCAGATGTTTGGCCCGCGCGGCGCACTACACATCGATCGGGATCAACTCAGCCGCAAAGCCGAGGAAATTGACCACAGCATCCACCGGTTGATGGCCATGCGGGACGGGCTGCGTCATGCGGCGAAATGCCCCGCCACCCATCACCTGGAATGCCCCACCTTTCGCCGTATCGTCGCCGTAACCCGGAAACGCGGTGCGCGGGGAAAACGGTAA
- a CDS encoding tetratricopeptide repeat protein produces the protein MPTTNPISPAEVTAQLDRIIGSEVFHNKNRLIRFLRYVVEETLAGRGNLLKGYSLGLEVFDKAPDFDPQTDAIVRVEAGRLRRLISNYYQEAGSDDPIVINLPKGTYMPTTSWAEKKIKNPSADPVFTAAAAPATGPAIAVLPFENLSGDADQEIFCDGITEELINHLSMSPSLYVLSRRTTAQYKGQAVDIRRLSAELEAHYVLEGSIRRAGDLLRVSAQLLNATNAAVVWSENYDRKLTPNNLIDVQDEIATHVAATIGDTYGAVMRTSAVDMKRSGTEYMEAYESMLLLHDYLFELSPKAHLKARDSLEKAVKIDPNYPDAWAGLAFLTLDEYRFSFNVRESNPLDLAQQYAEKSISLSAKYSIAWYAMTIINFHKGNIEQFEDNIRLGLSIAPNSPAILADSGVYLCLLGKLDQGLSLVRKAMDLNPQHPGWCRFALCHDHFIRGEYAQAMDQVRFIETPDWFWPHALQAILYAKLGQTEDAARAHDNVLRLYPDFVQNAEKECRKWFQREADLIKYLDGLKQAHLS, from the coding sequence ATGCCCACGACCAACCCGATTTCACCCGCCGAGGTGACCGCGCAACTGGACCGTATTATCGGCAGTGAGGTTTTTCACAATAAAAACCGCCTGATCCGTTTTCTGCGCTATGTGGTCGAGGAAACCCTGGCCGGACGAGGGAATCTCCTGAAAGGCTACAGTCTTGGCCTCGAGGTATTCGACAAGGCGCCGGACTTTGACCCTCAGACTGACGCCATCGTGCGGGTAGAGGCCGGTCGTCTCAGACGTCTGATCAGCAATTATTATCAGGAAGCCGGATCCGATGATCCAATCGTGATCAACCTGCCCAAGGGTACCTATATGCCCACCACCAGCTGGGCCGAGAAAAAAATCAAAAACCCGTCCGCCGACCCTGTGTTCACCGCCGCCGCCGCCCCGGCCACCGGTCCCGCCATCGCTGTTTTGCCCTTCGAAAATCTGAGTGGCGACGCCGATCAGGAAATTTTCTGCGACGGCATCACAGAAGAATTGATCAACCACCTGTCCATGAGCCCGTCGCTTTATGTCCTTTCCCGCCGCACCACCGCCCAATATAAGGGGCAGGCTGTCGATATCCGGCGGTTGAGCGCGGAACTGGAAGCCCACTATGTCCTCGAAGGCAGCATCCGCCGCGCCGGTGATCTGCTTCGGGTTTCCGCCCAGTTGCTTAACGCCACCAACGCCGCCGTGGTCTGGTCTGAAAATTATGACCGCAAGCTGACCCCTAACAACCTCATAGATGTACAGGATGAGATCGCCACTCATGTGGCCGCCACCATTGGCGATACTTACGGCGCCGTCATGCGCACCAGCGCCGTCGATATGAAACGTAGCGGCACCGAATATATGGAAGCTTATGAGAGCATGCTGCTGCTGCATGACTATCTGTTCGAACTGTCCCCGAAGGCCCACCTTAAAGCCCGCGACAGCCTGGAAAAGGCGGTCAAGATTGACCCTAATTACCCGGACGCCTGGGCGGGACTGGCCTTTCTCACGCTGGATGAATATCGCTTCAGCTTTAATGTGAGAGAAAGCAACCCTTTGGATCTGGCCCAGCAATATGCCGAGAAATCCATCAGTCTGAGCGCCAAATATTCCATCGCCTGGTACGCCATGACAATCATCAACTTCCACAAGGGGAATATTGAACAATTCGAGGATAATATCCGTCTCGGCCTCAGCATCGCGCCCAACAGCCCGGCCATCCTGGCCGACAGTGGCGTTTACCTCTGCCTGCTCGGCAAACTGGATCAGGGCCTGTCTCTGGTGCGCAAAGCCATGGATCTGAATCCGCAACATCCCGGCTGGTGTCGCTTCGCCCTGTGCCATGACCATTTCATTCGCGGTGAATATGCCCAGGCCATGGATCAGGTGCGGTTTATCGAAACTCCGGACTGGTTCTGGCCCCACGCCCTGCAGGCTATTCTATATGCCAAGCTCGGCCAGACAGAAGACGCCGCCCGCGCCCACGATAATGTGTTAAGGCTCTATCCGGACTTCGTTCAGAATGCGGAGAAGGAATGCCGTAAATGGTTCCAGCGCGAAGCAGATTTAATCAAGTATCTCGACGGACTTAAACAAGCCCACCTCTCCTGA
- a CDS encoding TetR/AcrR family transcriptional regulator, with protein MIKQLKTAKPLMNRAEKRQIKLDAILRHAATAFMEKGYYKTSLDDIARLHEVTKPTLYYYIKNKEDILIKCEEVASRRINGLLDQVMAAEGDGFTRLKKFIIGYVTIVTDDIIRCHIRHRGQREDPAAKDASLTMHRGIEHRVRAIIRQGIDDGSIRDCNSTIIAILLFDALNGISAWYREEGDLNPEELVEQVLSFVTQGVKN; from the coding sequence ATGATCAAACAGTTAAAAACAGCGAAACCCCTTATGAACCGGGCAGAAAAGAGGCAGATTAAACTCGACGCCATTCTGCGTCATGCAGCGACGGCCTTTATGGAAAAAGGTTATTACAAGACTTCGCTTGATGATATCGCCCGCTTGCATGAGGTGACCAAGCCGACATTGTATTATTATATCAAAAACAAAGAAGATATTTTAATCAAGTGTGAGGAAGTGGCGAGCCGACGCATCAACGGCCTGCTGGATCAGGTCATGGCGGCGGAGGGAGACGGCTTTACCCGGTTAAAGAAATTTATCATTGGCTATGTCACAATCGTCACCGATGACATTATTCGGTGTCATATCCGCCACCGGGGACAGCGGGAAGATCCGGCGGCGAAGGACGCCAGTCTGACCATGCATCGCGGTATTGAACATCGGGTGCGGGCGATCATTCGTCAGGGAATCGACGATGGGTCGATCCGTGATTGTAATTCGACCATCATTGCAATTTTGTTGTTTGATGCGCTCAATGGTATTTCCGCCTGGTACCGCGAGGAAGGCGATCTGAATCCGGAAGAACTGGTGGAACAGGTGTTATCGTTTGTCACCCAGGGGGTAAAAAACTGA
- a CDS encoding M24 family metallopeptidase: MSIGIGGSSAEIELNKLQDMTADISPIGAAEYSTRIARAQKLMQEKGIDALYLNAGTSMSYFTGTDWHPSERMVGALLPASGALTYIAPMFEIGTLELYMGVKGAVRGWEEHESPYLLFKQMMHDLGLTSGTIAVDESTPYFISNGIALAAAEFSYINGVCITAACRQIKSTAEIALMQRAKDMTLEVQKAAARILRPGITTGEIADFINQAHIKVGAPKGSYFVIVLFGEDSAFPHGVKNPKALAENDMVLIDTGCELHGYISDITRTYVYGTPNERQRQIWDIEKAAQAAAFAQAQVGSRCGDVDLAARACLADYQLGPDYKLPGLPHRTGHGIGMDIHEWPYLNSGDDTLLKPGMCFSNEPMICVPGEFGVRLEDHFYMTEDGPKWFTEPSHSIDDPFGYEA, translated from the coding sequence ATGAGTATAGGGATTGGCGGATCCTCCGCTGAAATCGAACTGAACAAACTTCAGGATATGACCGCGGACATCTCCCCGATTGGCGCCGCAGAATACAGCACCCGGATCGCGCGGGCGCAAAAACTGATGCAGGAAAAAGGGATTGATGCCCTTTATCTAAACGCCGGAACCAGCATGTCCTATTTTACCGGCACAGACTGGCACCCCAGCGAACGTATGGTCGGGGCTCTGCTCCCGGCAAGCGGCGCTCTCACCTATATTGCCCCGATGTTCGAGATCGGCACCCTTGAACTTTACATGGGCGTCAAAGGTGCCGTGCGTGGATGGGAAGAACATGAATCGCCTTATCTGCTGTTCAAGCAGATGATGCATGATCTCGGCCTGACATCCGGCACCATTGCCGTTGATGAATCCACCCCCTATTTCATCAGTAATGGCATCGCTCTCGCCGCCGCGGAGTTCAGCTATATTAACGGCGTCTGCATCACCGCTGCCTGCCGTCAGATAAAGTCGACGGCGGAAATCGCCCTGATGCAGCGGGCCAAGGATATGACCCTTGAGGTACAAAAGGCGGCAGCCCGTATCCTGCGCCCCGGCATCACCACAGGTGAAATCGCCGATTTCATCAATCAGGCCCATATCAAGGTTGGCGCCCCCAAAGGGTCCTATTTCGTTATCGTACTGTTCGGTGAAGATTCCGCCTTCCCTCATGGTGTGAAAAACCCCAAGGCTCTGGCAGAAAACGACATGGTGTTGATTGACACCGGTTGCGAGCTGCACGGTTATATTTCCGACATCACCCGCACCTATGTCTACGGCACCCCAAATGAGCGCCAACGCCAGATCTGGGATATTGAAAAAGCCGCCCAGGCCGCCGCCTTCGCTCAAGCCCAGGTCGGCTCACGCTGTGGCGATGTGGACCTGGCGGCCCGCGCCTGTCTGGCGGACTATCAGCTCGGCCCCGATTACAAACTGCCCGGCCTGCCCCACCGCACCGGCCACGGCATCGGCATGGACATTCACGAATGGCCCTATCTTAATTCCGGCGATGACACCTTGCTTAAACCGGGCATGTGTTTCTCCAACGAGCCGATGATCTGCGTGCCCGGCGAGTTTGGCGTCCGGCTTGAAGATCATTTCTATATGACTGAAGACGGGCCAAAATGGTTTACCGAACCAAGCCACAGCATCGACGACCCTTTCGGCTACGAAGCCTGA
- a CDS encoding ferritin-like domain-containing protein → MTWTQAHIPWDDFKPDQVNPTIVPIVKTAALIEANSASYVAYLQNVFSAERNIAKAIDVWGQQEYQHGLTLGRWAALADPSFSFFHNLDFFRKGYQIPAYEAGSTRGSPVGELLARCVVEAGTTSFYTALYEQTSEPCLKQICLLIAQDEQSHYRLFRALTAKYYYAEYDAMPIWDKIKTVVGRATETDDDEIAYAYYSAHDRHLHSGEVPYDREKCSKLYFSRIYRLYQKKHIELLVRLMVQTIGKTPNSPVTTVCSTLTWGMWSLKKYASWSLNH, encoded by the coding sequence ATGACATGGACACAGGCGCACATCCCGTGGGATGATTTCAAACCTGATCAGGTAAACCCCACAATCGTACCCATCGTGAAAACCGCCGCCCTGATCGAAGCCAACAGCGCCTCTTATGTCGCGTATCTTCAAAATGTATTTTCAGCGGAACGGAATATTGCAAAAGCAATTGATGTCTGGGGCCAGCAGGAATATCAGCATGGCCTCACCCTTGGGCGCTGGGCGGCATTGGCGGACCCCTCTTTTTCCTTTTTCCATAACCTGGATTTTTTCCGCAAAGGATATCAAATTCCCGCTTACGAGGCAGGTTCCACCCGCGGTTCTCCGGTCGGTGAGCTGCTGGCCCGTTGCGTAGTGGAAGCCGGCACTACATCTTTTTACACCGCCCTGTATGAACAAACCAGCGAGCCCTGCCTAAAACAAATCTGTCTGTTGATTGCGCAAGATGAACAAAGCCATTATCGCCTGTTCCGGGCGCTAACTGCGAAATATTATTATGCCGAATACGATGCCATGCCGATCTGGGATAAAATTAAAACAGTTGTTGGTCGGGCGACGGAAACCGATGACGACGAAATCGCCTATGCCTATTACAGCGCCCATGACAGGCACCTGCATTCCGGGGAAGTCCCCTACGATAGAGAGAAATGCAGCAAGCTATACTTCTCACGCATTTATCGGCTCTACCAAAAGAAACACATCGAACTTCTGGTGCGTCTGATGGTGCAGACCATAGGGAAAACGCCAAACAGCCCTGTGACCACGGTCTGTTCCACTCTGACATGGGGGATGTGGAGCCTTAAAAAATATGCATCATGGTCACTTAACCATTAG
- a CDS encoding acetyl-CoA C-acyltransferase: protein MSAAQNQDPIVIVGLSRTPMGGFQGDFTPLTASELGAVAVKGALTQSGLSPDDIDEAVMGCVLPAGQGQAPARQAILGAGLPQSVGCTTVNKMCGSGMQAAMMAHDSLMAGSADVMIAGGMESMTNAPYLLAKMRGGARLGHTDVKDSMFLDGLEDAYDKGKLMGVFAEQTAQHYQFTREEQDAYAISSLERANAAINGGHFKSEISPVTVTSRKGDTVIDTDEQPGKARTDKIPTLRPAFAKDGTVTAANASSISDGAAALVMMKQSQAEKRGLTPVAKIVGHSTHAQAPEWFSTAPIGALKKLYEKTGWTDADVDLYEINEAFAVVTMAAMRDLGLDHAKVNVHGGACALGHPIGASGARILVTLIAALQTYGKKRGMATLCIGGGEATAMAVELM from the coding sequence ATGTCCGCTGCCCAAAACCAAGATCCGATCGTCATTGTTGGCCTGTCCCGCACCCCTATGGGCGGTTTTCAGGGTGACTTCACGCCGCTCACGGCATCCGAACTTGGCGCGGTTGCCGTCAAGGGCGCGCTCACGCAATCCGGACTTTCACCTGATGATATTGATGAGGCCGTTATGGGCTGTGTGTTGCCGGCGGGTCAGGGCCAGGCTCCGGCGCGTCAGGCGATCCTCGGCGCAGGCCTGCCGCAATCCGTCGGCTGCACGACCGTCAACAAGATGTGCGGGTCCGGCATGCAGGCGGCAATGATGGCCCATGACAGCCTGATGGCGGGCTCTGCCGACGTGATGATTGCCGGCGGCATGGAAAGCATGACCAATGCACCTTACCTGCTCGCCAAGATGCGTGGTGGCGCGCGGCTCGGCCATACGGACGTCAAAGACAGTATGTTCCTCGACGGCCTGGAAGACGCCTATGACAAGGGCAAGCTGATGGGGGTTTTCGCCGAACAGACCGCCCAACATTATCAATTCACCCGGGAAGAGCAGGACGCCTATGCCATCTCCTCTCTCGAACGCGCCAATGCCGCCATCAACGGTGGCCATTTCAAGTCTGAAATTTCTCCTGTCACCGTAACCTCTCGCAAGGGCGACACCGTGATCGATACCGATGAGCAACCCGGCAAGGCCCGGACCGACAAAATTCCCACCCTGCGCCCGGCGTTTGCCAAAGACGGCACCGTAACCGCCGCCAACGCCAGCTCCATCTCCGACGGCGCGGCGGCGCTGGTGATGATGAAACAATCTCAGGCTGAAAAACGCGGCCTCACCCCGGTGGCGAAAATCGTCGGTCACAGCACCCACGCCCAGGCCCCGGAATGGTTTTCCACCGCCCCGATCGGCGCCTTGAAGAAACTCTATGAAAAGACCGGCTGGACCGACGCGGATGTGGACCTTTATGAAATCAACGAAGCCTTTGCTGTCGTCACCATGGCCGCCATGCGCGATCTCGGGCTTGATCACGCCAAGGTCAATGTCCACGGCGGGGCCTGCGCCCTCGGCCATCCGATCGGCGCGTCCGGCGCGCGTATATTGGTGACCCTGATCGCCGCCCTGCAGACTTATGGCAAAAAACGCGGCATGGCGACCTTGTGCATCGGTGGCGGCGAAGCAACCGCCATGGCTGTGGAATTAATGTAA
- a CDS encoding M1 family metallopeptidase — protein sequence MLKIQSKFTAYMTVLLTVLMLSGCGSEEQKASIQVEASYPTAIPKGQLPTAIRPTHYTLDLQIVPADADFGGEVAIDLMFDVASDFMWMHGQDMTVSSANLTLADGKVVPVTYEQVDPTGIVKLTFAEKAPRGKAQLNIAYRGKVSDALQGIYRVKDGDHSYTYTQFEAIDARRAFPGFDEPGFKVPFDVSVSVPTDMEAIGNAPEISRADLGNGFTKMTFATTKPLPTYLVAFAAGPFDVVEWADMPTTAVRDRAVPLRGIATKGKGEKLTYALDNSRKIVEALEDYFQIPYPYAKLDILAVPDFAYGAMENAGAITYREQLLLLDDNSSLGQKKSYMSVHAHELAHQWFGNLVTPVWWNDIWLNEAFATWMSNAALDNIMPEHKFRQNMLRGSLGAMGGDGLVSARQIRQPIESNDDIVTAFDGITYQKGGGVLTMIEAFMGKEQFKAGINNYMKRFAFKNATSNDFITAIGEKSDNVPMEKIREAFNSFLEQPGIPYLDVKTATQDGKTVVTMTQSRYLPLGSEGSTDKTWIIPVCVGYGMNGEEHKYCTVLESKESSFTLPETGELDYLLPNLNGTGYYRYALGAEGWSQLFGNQSRLSENSMLSLTDSFAAAMGAGKMDFADFVKVAPTMVASESYRVATSPMSDLSFMYYKVARDEAEKAKISALSRKLYKSKLEKIGFDAKADEEGEVINLRGPLVGHLAFTGQDATVRAKLVDMAKAYVGYGTDGQIHEDKVDSNLISRALIVAVEDLGPEFGRNVLQHYLASTDGTARGRLLRAVASTNDAALGAEVLELVLSEKMRANEVGRALYTLMYDDDQRDAAWAWFQDNFEAVKARIPGFTQAAIAGLAGDYCTLEKRDEVKAFFEPRVASIAGGARSLAQTLEGIELCAAKVAFHQDKLTKFLSAQ from the coding sequence GTGTTAAAAATTCAATCAAAATTCACAGCATATATGACGGTCTTATTGACTGTTCTAATGTTGTCGGGTTGCGGGTCGGAAGAGCAGAAAGCCTCAATCCAGGTGGAGGCAAGCTACCCAACGGCCATACCAAAAGGTCAATTGCCGACGGCGATTCGACCCACTCACTATACGCTCGACCTGCAGATCGTTCCTGCTGACGCCGATTTTGGTGGCGAAGTGGCGATCGACCTGATGTTCGATGTTGCGTCTGACTTTATGTGGATGCACGGGCAGGACATGACGGTCAGCTCCGCAAATTTGACCTTGGCTGACGGTAAAGTTGTGCCGGTCACCTATGAACAGGTTGACCCAACAGGTATCGTCAAGCTGACCTTTGCCGAAAAGGCTCCCCGTGGTAAGGCGCAATTGAATATCGCCTACCGTGGTAAGGTCAGTGACGCCTTGCAGGGCATCTATCGGGTGAAAGATGGCGACCACAGTTATACCTATACCCAGTTTGAAGCCATTGATGCGCGTCGGGCCTTTCCGGGTTTTGATGAGCCGGGCTTTAAAGTTCCCTTTGATGTCAGCGTCTCTGTGCCGACCGACATGGAAGCGATCGGCAACGCGCCGGAAATCTCCCGCGCTGATCTGGGCAATGGGTTCACCAAAATGACGTTTGCGACCACGAAACCTTTGCCTACCTATTTGGTGGCTTTTGCCGCCGGTCCTTTTGACGTGGTTGAATGGGCGGATATGCCAACGACAGCGGTCCGGGATAGGGCTGTTCCCTTACGTGGCATCGCCACAAAGGGTAAGGGCGAGAAACTGACCTATGCCCTGGACAACAGTCGCAAGATTGTCGAGGCGCTGGAAGATTATTTCCAGATCCCCTATCCTTATGCAAAACTTGACATCCTCGCGGTGCCGGACTTTGCGTATGGCGCCATGGAGAATGCCGGGGCGATTACCTATCGTGAACAACTGCTTCTGCTGGATGACAATAGCTCGCTCGGTCAGAAGAAATCCTACATGAGCGTCCATGCCCATGAACTGGCCCATCAATGGTTCGGCAATCTCGTGACACCAGTATGGTGGAATGACATCTGGCTGAACGAAGCCTTTGCCACCTGGATGTCCAATGCGGCGCTGGATAATATTATGCCGGAACATAAATTCCGCCAGAATATGTTGCGCGGCTCCCTTGGGGCCATGGGCGGTGACGGCCTGGTGAGTGCTCGACAAATTCGCCAGCCGATTGAAAGCAATGACGATATTGTCACCGCTTTTGACGGCATTACTTATCAAAAAGGTGGTGGTGTCCTGACCATGATTGAAGCTTTCATGGGCAAGGAACAGTTCAAGGCCGGCATTAACAACTATATGAAGCGTTTTGCCTTCAAGAACGCCACCTCCAACGACTTTATCACCGCCATTGGCGAGAAGTCGGATAATGTGCCAATGGAAAAAATCCGTGAAGCCTTTAACAGCTTCCTGGAGCAGCCTGGTATCCCTTATCTGGATGTGAAAACGGCTACGCAGGACGGCAAGACCGTTGTCACTATGACACAATCCCGTTATTTGCCTCTGGGATCAGAAGGCTCCACGGACAAGACCTGGATCATCCCGGTTTGTGTGGGCTATGGTATGAATGGCGAAGAACATAAATACTGTACGGTTCTGGAAAGTAAGGAAAGCAGTTTCACTCTGCCGGAAACCGGTGAGCTTGATTATCTGCTGCCAAATCTGAACGGCACCGGATATTACCGTTACGCGCTGGGTGCGGAAGGCTGGTCTCAGCTTTTCGGAAATCAGAGCAGATTGTCGGAAAACAGCATGCTGTCTCTGACCGACAGTTTTGCCGCCGCCATGGGCGCAGGCAAGATGGACTTTGCCGACTTTGTCAAGGTCGCCCCCACCATGGTGGCGTCTGAATCTTACCGCGTTGCGACATCACCGATGTCTGATTTAAGCTTTATGTATTATAAAGTGGCGCGGGACGAGGCGGAGAAAGCCAAGATTTCTGCTCTGTCACGCAAGCTTTACAAAAGCAAGCTTGAAAAAATCGGTTTCGACGCCAAAGCCGATGAAGAAGGTGAAGTGATCAATCTGCGCGGCCCTCTGGTGGGACATCTGGCCTTTACAGGTCAGGATGCGACCGTTCGGGCGAAACTGGTCGATATGGCGAAAGCCTATGTCGGCTATGGCACAGATGGTCAGATCCACGAGGATAAGGTGGATAGTAACCTGATCTCTCGGGCGCTGATTGTCGCCGTGGAGGATCTTGGACCTGAGTTTGGCCGTAATGTGTTGCAGCATTATTTGGCATCCACTGATGGCACCGCCCGGGGGCGTTTGTTGCGGGCCGTAGCCTCGACCAACGATGCGGCGCTCGGTGCTGAAGTCCTTGAATTGGTGCTGTCTGAGAAGATGCGCGCCAATGAAGTGGGGAGAGCACTCTACACCCTGATGTATGATGATGACCAACGTGACGCGGCCTGGGCCTGGTTCCAGGACAATTTTGAAGCTGTTAAAGCCCGTATTCCTGGCTTTACCCAAGCAGCCATTGCCGGCCTCGCCGGGGATTATTGTACGCTTGAGAAGCGCGATGAGGTGAAAGCCTTTTTCGAGCCGCGTGTGGCCAGTATCGCCGGCGGCGCCCGGTCACTGGCGCAGACCTTGGAAGGCATTGAGCTCTGTGCCGCCAAGGTGGCGTTTCATCAGGACAAGCTGACAAAGTTCCTCAGCGCTCAATAA
- a CDS encoding SAM-dependent methyltransferase produces the protein METVEFWNARFGTEAYAYGTAPNDFLQQMADQIPTGGRVLCIAEGEGRNAVYLAQQGHRVSAVDISAAGQKKAERLAREKGVVIDYHLSDLDQFDLGEGRWDAIISIFGYIGRDAVARQSVYSELQKALTPGGVLIVEAYHPEQLNYNTGGPKESDLLITLDELRGAFDKDAVLHAAACERNVIEGVHHTGPAFVTQLVYQKPM, from the coding sequence ATGGAAACAGTAGAATTTTGGAACGCGCGGTTCGGTACAGAGGCGTATGCTTACGGCACTGCGCCGAATGATTTTTTACAACAGATGGCGGATCAAATTCCGACCGGGGGACGGGTTCTCTGTATCGCCGAAGGTGAGGGGCGTAATGCGGTTTATCTCGCGCAGCAGGGGCACAGGGTTTCTGCGGTCGATATCTCTGCCGCGGGCCAGAAGAAAGCCGAGAGGCTGGCGCGGGAAAAGGGCGTTGTGATTGACTATCACCTGTCCGATCTGGATCAGTTTGATCTGGGGGAGGGGCGATGGGACGCGATTATCTCTATTTTTGGTTATATCGGTCGGGACGCTGTGGCGCGGCAGTCCGTCTATTCTGAATTGCAAAAGGCCTTAACGCCCGGCGGTGTTTTGATCGTTGAAGCCTATCATCCGGAGCAGTTGAATTATAACACTGGCGGGCCAAAAGAAAGCGACCTTCTTATCACGTTGGACGAGTTGCGGGGGGCATTTGATAAAGATGCTGTCCTGCATGCCGCCGCGTGCGAACGCAATGTCATCGAAGGTGTCCATCATACGGGGCCGGCCTTTGTCACACAGCTGGTGTACCAAAAGCCGATGTGA
- a CDS encoding acyl-CoA dehydrogenase family protein, with protein sequence MMLTEEQEMIRDMARDFAQKELAPRAAEWDKNGNLPMDVLHQMGQLGLMGMTIPEQWGGAETDYVSYALALMEIAGGDGGVSTIMSVNNAPVCAAILKEGSDAQKEKFLKPLARGEMIGAFCLTEPQAGSDASMLKCRARKTDDGWVINGTKLFITSGKIGGAALIFAVTDPDKGKKGISAFLVPTDLPGFTVASVEEKLGQKSSDTCTLVFEDMAVSKDMLLGEENNGYRVALANLETGRIGIAAQSVGMARAALNHAITYANERTSFGKTIIQHQAVGFRLADMATKLEAAQLLVLNAASLKDQGKPCLTEACMAKLFASETAEEVCSAALQTLGGYGYLKDFPIERIYRDVRVCQIYEGTSDIQRMIINRSMIEK encoded by the coding sequence ATGATGCTGACAGAAGAACAGGAAATGATCCGGGATATGGCCCGGGATTTCGCCCAGAAAGAACTGGCCCCCCGGGCAGCGGAATGGGACAAAAACGGTAATCTGCCGATGGACGTCCTGCATCAGATGGGGCAACTGGGTCTGATGGGCATGACCATCCCCGAACAGTGGGGCGGGGCCGAAACCGACTATGTTTCATACGCTCTCGCCTTGATGGAAATTGCCGGTGGCGACGGCGGCGTCAGCACCATCATGAGCGTCAATAACGCCCCCGTTTGTGCCGCTATTCTCAAAGAAGGCAGCGACGCCCAGAAGGAAAAATTCCTCAAGCCTCTGGCCCGCGGGGAAATGATCGGCGCCTTCTGCCTCACCGAACCCCAGGCCGGATCAGACGCCAGCATGCTGAAATGCCGGGCGCGGAAAACTGACGACGGCTGGGTGATCAACGGCACGAAGCTGTTCATCACCTCTGGCAAGATCGGCGGGGCGGCGCTCATCTTCGCCGTCACCGATCCGGACAAGGGCAAGAAGGGTATCTCGGCCTTTCTCGTGCCCACCGACCTGCCCGGCTTCACCGTGGCCTCCGTCGAGGAAAAACTGGGCCAGAAGTCGTCGGACACCTGCACGCTGGTGTTTGAGGATATGGCAGTCAGTAAAGACATGCTGCTCGGCGAAGAAAATAACGGCTACCGGGTGGCGCTCGCCAATCTTGAGACCGGCCGCATCGGCATTGCCGCGCAAAGTGTCGGCATGGCGCGGGCGGCGCTGAACCACGCCATCACCTATGCCAATGAGCGCACGTCTTTCGGCAAGACCATTATCCAGCATCAGGCCGTCGGGTTTCGCCTGGCGGATATGGCGACCAAACTGGAAGCGGCGCAGCTGCTGGTGCTCAATGCCGCCAGCCTGAAGGATCAGGGCAAACCCTGCCTCACCGAGGCCTGTATGGCGAAGCTTTTCGCGTCCGAGACGGCGGAAGAAGTCTGCTCCGCCGCGCTACAGACTCTCGGCGGCTACGGCTATCTGAAAGACTTTCCCATTGAGCGAATTTACCGCGATGTCCGGGTCTGCCAGATTTATGAGGGCACCTCGGATATTCAGCGCATGATCATCAATCGATCCATGATAGAAAAATAA